The window GGTCaggaaaaacaaaaatatttttcttctttacctCCAAAATTTTCAGAAGCATTTTAGTAAATCtggaagaaaacaaaaagaaaaacaaagattgATTTCTGTTTTTTTGTTTATAGAAACAAAAAACATGGAAATGTCTAAGGAAATTAATTTCGTGCTCTTGGTTGTGACCCGTAAGATTCCAAAGAATTCCCCCTTTGAAGAAGGCCCAAAGAGGAGGCAAAAGGTCCACAAAAGGGGCCGAGATCTAAAACCCTGAAAAGCCGATCAAACCCTAGCGAACCCAATACCTGGCATCGATGGCCACCAAGAAGCGGAAGGTCGACCAAGAAGATGAGCTCCTCATCTCCGCCGCCCCAAACCATGCCGGCGAACTTCTCCCCCAGGCCCCTCACCAGCCCGTCGTGTATACCCCGGCCCCGGCCTCTGACGAAGAGGAAGGCGGCGAGGACGATGACGACGATGACGTGGGGAAGCTGCTGGAGCCGCTCTCGAGGGACCAGCTTGTCGCCATCCTCcgaaccaccgctgccgcagaccCCGCCACTCTCGTGGAGATCCGCCGCGTTGCCGACCTCGATCCTGCACACCGCAAGCTCTTCGTTCACGGTCTCGGCTGGGAAACCACCGCCGAGGGCCTCCGCGCGGCCTTCGGCAGCTACGGTGACATCGACGACTGCCGCGTCATCGTCGACAAGGGTAGCGGCCGATCCAAGGGTTACGGCTTCGTCCTCTTCCGCCACCGCGTCTCCGCTCGGCGTGCCCTTCGCCGCCCCCAGAAGCTCATCGATAATCGCATGACCTCCTGCCAGTTGGCCTCCTCCGGCCCCTCCGCGCCGTCCTCCCATCATCACAGCTCCGCCCCGCAGCACCACCAAAACCTTAATCCTAGTCCTGGCCCCGCCTCTCATCAGGACAACATCTCGAGGAAGATCTATGTGGGGAACGTCCATTCCGACGTTGACGGCGGCCGCCTCCTTGCCTTTTTCTCCCAGTACGGCGAGATCGAGGAGGGTCCCATCGGCTTTGATCGACACACCGGGAAGCCGAAAGGTTACGCCCTGTTTGTCTATAAGACGGTGGATGGCGCGCTGAGGGCCCTCGAAGAGCCAAACAAGAATTTTGAGGGCCATCTGCTCCACTGCCAGCGGGCCACTGATAACAAGAGTAAGGCAGCGTCCCTTCAGAATGCTGCGGCACCGCCAAGTGTCGCATCCAGCACAGGAGCTCTCAATGGGTCCGGTTATGCAGGGACTACGTCTGATATGGGGTTAGCACAGCAAGCTGCCATGTTAGGTCAGGGATTTATGGGCATGGCTGGGGCTCAAGCTTATGCTCCGGGAATGCAACCAAATGCTGCATTGCTCACTCTTCTGGCAGCAGCTGGGCAGAATCCAGCAGCTTTCGGAGTCACACCAGCCATGCTTGCTTCTTTGAACCCTGCTTTTGCTGCTGCATTTGGTGTCCCGGGGAGCCAACAGGCTGTGCCTTCTTCAGTGATCCCGCAGGCGGCACAGGTGCCAAACTATGGGATGGGAAGTGTTGCATATCAGGGACCTCCAGGATTTCAGGGGTCTACTGGGTTTCAGGGAGCTTCTGGTTTTCAAGGTTCACCAGGGCTCCAAGGCCCTCCAGGTTTCCAGGGAACTCAGCCAGTTTCTCAACAAGGAGGAGGTGGCACTTCTTACCAGGGAGTTGCAGCAGTGCAGGGTCCTATGTCAAGGCCACCAACTGGACCAATGGGTGGATACTGATTACTCTAGGtataaaatatatgaaatagATTGATTTGCTGAAATTCTCGATCTTAAGAACTGATCTTTTTGTGGGTTTACACTTTCTGTTGTTGTTGGATTTTCTTGCTAATTGATCTTCCCTCTGTTCTAGTTTCATACTGAGACCGTGGTTATTCATGTCATTTAAAGATCACATGGCATTTCAATGTCTATCGGCGCCGGATATCAAGAAAGGCTTCCAATGCAACAGTTGTTCGAATACTGCAACTTTATTAGTTTTCTCGTTGTTTATGGATGTATGGATTTTGGACCTTATCTTTTGACTTGATATTTCTTCTGTTCTTGGAACTCAGTCTCTCTGTTTAGTGTAATGTTCAATGCTGTTCAAAATCTATCTTTCCATTATGGATTGTCAGTTTGGCTATGTGGACTTCGTTAGCTGGTTTTGATTGGAGCTTGATGAGATCTTAACATCTTCTATGCATTGTCATTTGTACAGTTTGATactgttgctgaattttctgccTTATCATGCTTTAAAGTGTCCTTTACATGATCATTTTGCATCTTTGGTTGCCTAGTCACTTGGGGAGCAGAGTTTCTATGGAGATGTCGCCAAAAGTTGTATCCTAGACATTCTCTTTGCCTTGAAATTGACTTAGGATTTATTTTTCCTCATTCTTTTGAGCATCAGGATGATGAATTAATTCTTTGAAGTCAAAGGTCGATATAGCTTTTGGTCCAACTTACAGCATTGCTTCTTGCTAATTGCTTGTCTTTACAGGTTTTAAAATCAATAGTATGTGAAATTCAATATATCTCATTGACTCATGCAAATTTTTATCACTTACATTGGTTAATGAGGCTGTTGTAGCTGCAGCATGCTTTCTCTAATCCCTACACCACCGTTCTGTAAGGTAGATCTCCTGAATTGTTTATCTCAAAATCATTCTTGTTTCACTTCAT of the Musa acuminata AAA Group cultivar baxijiao chromosome BXJ2-10, Cavendish_Baxijiao_AAA, whole genome shotgun sequence genome contains:
- the LOC135625556 gene encoding UBP1-associated protein 2B-like, which translates into the protein MATKKRKVDQEDELLISAAPNHAGELLPQAPHQPVVYTPAPASDEEEGGEDDDDDDVGKLLEPLSRDQLVAILRTTAAADPATLVEIRRVADLDPAHRKLFVHGLGWETTAEGLRAAFGSYGDIDDCRVIVDKGSGRSKGYGFVLFRHRVSARRALRRPQKLIDNRMTSCQLASSGPSAPSSHHHSSAPQHHQNLNPSPGPASHQDNISRKIYVGNVHSDVDGGRLLAFFSQYGEIEEGPIGFDRHTGKPKGYALFVYKTVDGALRALEEPNKNFEGHLLHCQRATDNKSKAASLQNAAAPPSVASSTGALNGSGYAGTTSDMGLAQQAAMLGQGFMGMAGAQAYAPGMQPNAALLTLLAAAGQNPAAFGVTPAMLASLNPAFAAAFGVPGSQQAVPSSVIPQAAQVPNYGMGSVAYQGPPGFQGSTGFQGASGFQGSPGLQGPPGFQGTQPVSQQGGGGTSYQGVAAVQGPMSRPPTGPMGGY